The following proteins are co-located in the Dyadobacter chenwenxiniae genome:
- a CDS encoding DUF2188 domain-containing protein, with translation MGKDQHVTKHENGWKVIGEGNKKATGVFDTQKEAIEKARSIAKNQESEVVIHRSKGGIRDSDSYGNDPNPPKDKKH, from the coding sequence ATGGGAAAAGATCAGCATGTAACAAAACACGAAAACGGTTGGAAAGTAATTGGAGAAGGTAATAAAAAGGCTACTGGCGTATTCGATACTCAGAAAGAAGCCATCGAAAAAGCCCGCTCCATTGCAAAGAACCAAGAGTCAGAGGTAGTCATACATCGTTCTAAGGGAGGCATTCGCGATTCCGACTCTTACGGAAACGACCCCAACCCTCCCAAAGACAAAAAACACTAA
- a CDS encoding O-antigen ligase family protein, with protein MPQKRNSGSHNLLVEGKSSKWSKLGQHCFLIFFNSVLLGTVFVVAQETETSLTDYKSYSVSIAATIVTLWATVSFLTDKSAVKISPQDTLVCLYLCFLGIRIAFTENFNFDYGWLVCVWAAYIAIRHLSSKTSIIDVPLVCGILLISMFCESFWVLSQVMGRTPSLNDNFPATGTFHNPGPMGIYLSSFLPIVIAMGSQNVFSNLTRYIRLASLLVASLMFVAIIVSQSRSAWMGLGISALIALLSNRHRLYQLIIHLTGRTRAKILVCSAVVSVLVLLYLVLQLKKESAFGRVLVWKTGCSMSLDKPVFGLGIGKVSDFYLRYQMKYFENNRLNSAEATFADKVDSLFNGALQTMAEQGIVGLSLWTGIFLLALWPLIRSLQAGDGSLALSDPICILSHSVVIILVASNFSYAFETPNIVLALVAFIAVLTTMRKDLQFISVKSRNVGFLMTFIGLFLGYISTKVVDQYVIKREVQRISYINTSNRAKIHLLDSLDRIYPLERAILASLGKFQSLDGKYDESIQTLNKAHVLRYDPFTSSTLGINHQHLGQFDIAEKHINNSLRMIPNRMYPRYLLAKLYLAKGDFEKTDSMAKDILQMPIKIESEATRQMKLEAKFLLADKQIKRE; from the coding sequence ATGCCGCAAAAACGGAATAGTGGTTCGCATAATTTATTGGTCGAAGGTAAAAGCTCAAAATGGTCAAAACTTGGGCAACATTGCTTTCTAATATTCTTTAACTCAGTGTTACTTGGCACCGTATTTGTCGTGGCCCAGGAAACTGAAACTTCTCTGACAGATTATAAAAGCTATTCGGTATCCATCGCTGCAACGATCGTAACCCTTTGGGCTACAGTATCCTTCCTAACCGACAAGTCGGCGGTTAAGATTTCGCCTCAGGACACGTTGGTTTGTCTTTATCTTTGCTTCCTGGGTATAAGGATCGCCTTTACCGAAAATTTCAATTTTGACTATGGTTGGCTAGTTTGTGTATGGGCGGCATATATTGCTATCAGACATCTTTCATCTAAAACATCTATTATTGATGTGCCACTTGTATGTGGCATTCTGCTGATTTCCATGTTTTGTGAAAGTTTCTGGGTATTAAGCCAGGTTATGGGAAGAACGCCCAGCTTGAATGATAACTTTCCTGCAACAGGGACCTTTCACAACCCCGGCCCAATGGGTATCTACCTAAGCAGTTTCCTACCAATAGTTATTGCTATGGGAAGCCAGAACGTATTCTCAAATTTGACGCGGTATATCCGGTTAGCCTCTTTGCTGGTTGCGAGCCTTATGTTTGTTGCCATCATAGTTTCACAATCGCGATCTGCCTGGATGGGACTGGGCATCTCAGCACTTATCGCCCTGCTCTCAAACCGGCATCGTCTCTACCAGTTAATAATTCACTTGACCGGGCGCACTCGGGCTAAAATACTCGTTTGCAGCGCAGTCGTGTCAGTGCTGGTTCTGCTTTATTTGGTATTGCAGTTAAAGAAGGAATCTGCATTTGGACGTGTGCTAGTGTGGAAGACAGGATGTAGTATGAGCCTAGATAAACCTGTTTTTGGACTGGGCATTGGTAAGGTTTCTGACTTCTACCTTCGATATCAGATGAAGTACTTTGAAAATAATAGGCTAAATTCCGCAGAAGCAACATTTGCCGATAAAGTCGATTCACTCTTCAACGGGGCGCTACAAACTATGGCCGAGCAGGGAATTGTTGGCCTTTCACTTTGGACAGGAATTTTTCTGTTGGCCTTATGGCCCCTCATCCGTAGCTTGCAAGCGGGAGACGGATCCCTAGCTCTATCCGATCCAATATGCATTCTTTCCCATTCTGTAGTCATTATTCTCGTTGCCAGCAATTTTTCGTACGCATTTGAAACACCAAATATCGTGTTGGCCCTAGTGGCATTTATTGCGGTATTAACCACAATGCGCAAGGATCTCCAGTTCATCAGTGTTAAGAGCCGAAATGTAGGTTTTCTGATGACCTTTATCGGCCTTTTTTTAGGGTATATATCAACAAAGGTTGTCGACCAATATGTTATTAAAAGAGAGGTGCAAAGGATCAGCTACATAAACACATCTAATAGAGCGAAGATACATCTCTTAGATTCACTAGATCGCATCTATCCTTTGGAAAGAGCAATTCTCGCTTCCCTTGGTAAATTTCAATCGCTCGATGGCAAATATGACGAAAGCATACAAACACTAAACAAAGCTCATGTACTTAGGTATGATCCGTTTACTTCGTCGACGCTTGGAATCAACCATCAGCACCTGGGTCAGTTTGATATCGCCGAGAAACACATAAATAATAGCCTACGGATGATCCCGAACAGAATGTACCCTAGATATCTACTTGCAAAACTGTACCTAGCGAAAGGTGATTTTGAGAAAACTGACAGTATGGCTAAAGATATACTTCAAATGCCTATAAAAATAGAATCAGAGGCAACAAGGCAAATGAAATTAGAAGCCAAGTTTTTGCTTGCAGACAAGCAAATAAAAAGAGAATGA
- a CDS encoding recombinase family protein — protein sequence MKQAIAYYRVSTSSQGRSGLGLDAQQSAVVSYCKANGFELVQEVIEVRSTRKYRVGLYHAMNLCREMRATLIVARLDRLGRDVEQIAGIVKSNIEIIVTDNPHANRLTIHILAAVAEDYRQRISENTKAALNAARRKGTVLGKNGKALAIANRRASEEFAKSLLPIIWKLRLKGIISVRAVAKELNRRAVPTFRGNSRWHPSTVCALLQKLKCQLT from the coding sequence ATGAAACAGGCAATTGCGTACTATCGGGTTTCGACGAGCAGCCAAGGTAGAAGTGGTCTCGGGCTTGACGCGCAGCAGTCGGCGGTAGTCAGTTACTGTAAAGCAAATGGTTTTGAACTCGTCCAGGAAGTAATAGAAGTGCGATCAACCAGAAAATACAGAGTGGGTTTGTACCACGCAATGAACTTATGCAGGGAAATGAGAGCGACGCTGATTGTCGCCAGACTGGACAGGCTGGGACGTGATGTTGAGCAGATCGCAGGTATCGTCAAATCTAATATAGAGATTATTGTCACTGATAACCCGCACGCGAACCGGCTTACGATCCATATTTTGGCTGCGGTTGCCGAGGATTATCGACAGCGGATCAGTGAGAATACCAAAGCAGCATTAAACGCTGCACGCCGTAAGGGTACTGTGCTTGGAAAAAATGGGAAAGCGCTTGCAATCGCAAACAGGCGTGCATCAGAGGAATTTGCAAAGAGCCTGCTGCCAATTATATGGAAGTTGAGATTGAAAGGGATCATATCGGTTCGTGCGGTCGCCAAAGAATTAAATAGAAGAGCAGTGCCGACTTTTCGCGGTAACAGCCGATGGCACCCAAGTACGGTCTGTGCCCTGTTGCAAAAACTGAAATGCCAACTCACATAA
- a CDS encoding ATP-binding cassette domain-containing protein: MKLEVKQIEKHFGSRPILTNVNIHLQTGETVGIFGRNGCGKSTLMKVLFGTIKATASSVFLDNTQFHPRANISRKLIAYLPQVSFLPLDMKVRNLIQMIFSDGETQNHIFYAPGVALFENQKVGSLSLGTLKYLEFLLIANMDHPFLMLDEPFSMIDPLFHEIIKNIIVSQLTTKAILITDHYYTDVWDVTQRNYVLANGATLPVRSQVELATYGYLPIRS; the protein is encoded by the coding sequence ATGAAACTAGAAGTGAAGCAGATTGAAAAGCATTTTGGAAGTAGGCCAATCTTGACAAATGTTAATATTCATTTGCAAACAGGTGAAACAGTTGGGATATTCGGTAGAAATGGTTGTGGTAAATCCACACTCATGAAGGTTCTGTTTGGAACGATAAAAGCCACGGCAAGCTCAGTCTTCCTTGATAATACTCAATTCCACCCACGAGCGAATATCTCTCGTAAATTGATAGCCTATCTCCCACAGGTGAGCTTTTTGCCCCTTGATATGAAAGTTAGGAATCTTATTCAAATGATTTTTTCGGATGGAGAAACACAAAATCACATTTTTTATGCGCCAGGCGTAGCATTATTTGAAAACCAGAAAGTTGGATCACTATCTCTTGGTACATTAAAATACTTGGAATTTCTTTTAATAGCCAATATGGATCACCCTTTCTTAATGCTAGATGAGCCGTTCTCAATGATAGATCCGCTTTTCCACGAGATTATTAAAAACATTATCGTATCTCAATTAACTACTAAGGCTATCCTCATAACAGACCATTATTATACTGATGTATGGGACGTGACACAGAGGAACTACGTTTTGGCTAATGGTGCAACATTACCAGTAAGATCCCAAGTTGAGTTGGCAACATATGGATATCTGCCAATTCGTAGTTGA
- a CDS encoding ArdC family protein, whose product MTLHSSTYKSREYSIGQPVSDIYTRVTNKVLADLENGELTWRKPWNSENLTGSITVPKRWNAVPYSGINIVLLWATASEQGYTSPYWMTFKQAVDLKACVRKGEKGTQIVYADKLVKEEENDKGELEEKHIPYLKAYTVFNASQIDGLPENYYETPAGKNQEHAQRIASLETFFASTKAEIYSGTKAAYNQTADKIQMPSFASFNTPLDYYSTLAHELTHWTKHPARLNRDFGRKHFGDEGYAKEELVAELGACFLGAALDFKPMPEEHHAAYVQSWLKVLKDDKRFIFSAASHAQKAVEFLCKPQ is encoded by the coding sequence ATGACCTTGCATTCCTCGACTTATAAATCCAGAGAGTACTCTATCGGGCAACCCGTTAGCGACATATACACTCGCGTTACCAACAAGGTTCTTGCCGACCTTGAAAATGGTGAATTGACTTGGCGTAAACCCTGGAACAGTGAAAATCTTACCGGATCGATCACAGTTCCTAAACGCTGGAACGCGGTCCCCTACAGCGGGATCAATATTGTCCTCCTGTGGGCAACCGCCTCAGAGCAAGGCTATACATCGCCGTATTGGATGACATTCAAACAGGCCGTCGACCTGAAGGCTTGTGTTCGCAAAGGTGAAAAGGGAACGCAGATTGTTTACGCTGACAAGCTCGTCAAAGAAGAAGAGAACGACAAAGGTGAACTTGAAGAAAAACATATCCCATATCTGAAAGCCTATACTGTCTTTAACGCATCGCAAATCGATGGCCTGCCAGAGAACTATTATGAAACCCCTGCTGGTAAAAACCAGGAACATGCCCAGCGCATAGCGAGCCTCGAAACCTTTTTTGCCAGCACCAAGGCAGAAATTTACTCGGGTACCAAGGCGGCGTATAACCAAACAGCCGATAAGATCCAGATGCCTTCTTTTGCAAGTTTCAATACTCCACTAGATTATTACAGCACATTGGCGCACGAACTCACCCATTGGACCAAGCATCCTGCGCGCCTAAACCGTGATTTCGGGCGGAAGCACTTTGGCGATGAAGGATATGCCAAAGAGGAGCTGGTAGCAGAATTGGGTGCGTGTTTTCTGGGCGCAGCCCTGGACTTTAAACCAATGCCTGAAGAGCATCATGCCGCTTACGTCCAATCTTGGTTGAAGGTGCTGAAAGACGACAAGCGGTTTATCTTCTCTGCGGCATCACATGCACAGAAGGCAGTAGAATTTCTCTGCAAACCACAGTAA
- a CDS encoding nucleotidyl transferase AbiEii/AbiGii toxin family protein — MEHSMRLHEDRELFKDAVSITAEYKGLPEIYVEKDYWITLVLQRIFQGPLGKHTVFKGGTALSKCFSYINRFSEDIDLVIIKEPGLSANQLKERLKQISSLVSELMPEIETIGITNKKGMIRKTVHSYAKTFTGDFGQVRDMIILETSWLGSSQPANKGKVYSFIYEMMVFNGQADLAAEYGLAPFEVSVLAPQRTLCEKIMSLVRFSHTENPVKDLRSKVRHVYDLHQMLGQDDLSDFFNSPDFDQMLYRVARDDRESFRNSNEWLYIPPSEALVFSSLERIWPELAAAYHGSFRTLVFGSLPTDDSVKKSMQRISDRIAQIDWQPISKGS, encoded by the coding sequence ATGGAACATTCAATGAGATTGCATGAAGATCGTGAACTCTTTAAAGATGCCGTGTCCATCACAGCAGAATACAAGGGCTTGCCGGAGATTTATGTTGAAAAGGATTACTGGATAACGCTTGTGTTGCAGCGGATTTTTCAAGGGCCCTTAGGTAAACACACCGTATTCAAAGGCGGAACCGCGCTTTCCAAATGCTTTAGCTATATCAACAGGTTCTCGGAAGATATCGATTTGGTAATCATAAAGGAGCCGGGGTTATCTGCGAACCAACTAAAGGAACGCCTGAAACAAATCAGTTCTCTTGTTTCAGAGCTTATGCCGGAAATCGAAACAATCGGCATTACCAATAAGAAAGGGATGATCCGTAAAACGGTACATTCTTACGCAAAGACTTTTACCGGCGACTTTGGACAGGTGCGGGACATGATTATTCTGGAAACAAGTTGGCTGGGGTCGTCGCAGCCTGCTAACAAGGGGAAGGTGTATTCCTTTATCTATGAGATGATGGTATTCAACGGACAGGCTGATTTGGCGGCAGAATATGGACTTGCGCCTTTCGAAGTGTCAGTGCTAGCCCCGCAAAGGACTTTATGTGAAAAAATCATGAGCCTTGTTCGCTTTTCACATACGGAAAACCCGGTCAAGGATCTGCGCAGCAAAGTCCGGCATGTTTATGACCTTCACCAGATGCTGGGCCAGGACGATCTTTCCGATTTCTTTAACTCGCCAGATTTTGACCAGATGTTATACAGGGTTGCCCGTGATGATCGGGAAAGCTTCCGCAATAGCAACGAGTGGCTTTATATCCCTCCTTCCGAGGCATTGGTTTTTTCTAGCCTTGAGCGTATTTGGCCTGAGCTTGCTGCGGCTTATCATGGCAGTTTTCGTACATTGGTTTTTGGATCGTTACCCACCGACGATTCAGTCAAAAAATCGATGCAGCGCATCAGCGACCGTATTGCACAGATAGATTGGCAGCCAATAAGCAAGGGCAGTTAA
- a CDS encoding DUF1573 domain-containing protein — protein sequence MNSRAIICLAMLAASACSKPKPAQISFQKKEDIFTVAKGKQHVSTFKFENTGQDTLRLIGVDATCGCTTVDFDSLGIAPGSTSEIKVTYDSNIDTTSEVQKIVLVESNTIPKLTTLYLMGKIK from the coding sequence ATGAATTCAAGAGCAATAATATGTCTGGCAATGTTAGCGGCTTCTGCATGCAGTAAGCCCAAACCTGCCCAGATAAGCTTTCAGAAGAAAGAAGATATTTTTACTGTGGCGAAGGGAAAGCAACATGTGTCAACATTCAAGTTTGAAAATACAGGGCAAGACACTTTACGACTTATAGGTGTGGATGCTACTTGTGGCTGTACGACGGTAGACTTTGATAGCTTGGGCATCGCGCCAGGATCCACGAGTGAAATTAAAGTAACCTATGACTCTAACATTGACACTACAAGTGAAGTGCAAAAAATTGTATTAGTTGAATCTAATACAATCCCAAAGCTCACCACTTTGTATTTGATGGGCAAGATAAAATAG
- a CDS encoding bacteriocin fulvocin C-related protein: MKKSTAIVRMICTMCIVAFTFMACNNELAISPDEKEQGSTQLVDEVMALPHRVVPLGYAKLSGAEKVVLWNKHIDKYLSSNKLSKDVIAHIELLRKFNTIEIFENANDPLIKERIAKFEKSWLVEPLANGTIPREVLFRVGTLAGLGVAEADLGSLNSRVSAKASEGGSGGATCECRYDLGCLGWDNTCDKGNCRDAYNSSCGVFGTSNCTGKCRVA; the protein is encoded by the coding sequence ATGAAAAAGAGTACGGCTATCGTAAGAATGATTTGCACAATGTGCATTGTTGCCTTTACTTTTATGGCTTGCAATAATGAGTTGGCCATCTCTCCGGATGAAAAAGAACAAGGGAGTACGCAATTAGTAGATGAAGTTATGGCATTGCCTCATAGGGTTGTTCCGTTGGGATATGCTAAGCTGAGTGGTGCAGAAAAAGTAGTTCTTTGGAATAAGCATATTGATAAGTATTTATCCAGCAACAAACTATCCAAAGATGTCATTGCACATATTGAGCTGCTTAGGAAATTTAATACTATTGAAATATTTGAAAATGCCAATGATCCTTTAATCAAGGAAAGAATAGCAAAATTCGAAAAAAGTTGGCTGGTCGAACCACTCGCCAATGGCACAATTCCACGTGAAGTTCTTTTTAGAGTAGGAACGCTTGCTGGCTTAGGAGTGGCCGAGGCTGACCTTGGATCGTTAAACAGCCGTGTCTCTGCAAAAGCTTCTGAAGGCGGCAGCGGCGGAGCGACCTGCGAATGCAGATATGACTTAGGTTGTCTTGGATGGGATAATACATGTGATAAAGGTAATTGTAGAGATGCTTATAATTCGAGCTGCGGTGTTTTTGGCACTTCAAACTGCACTGGGAAGTGCAGAGTGGCTTAG
- a CDS encoding DUF6088 family protein has protein sequence MTYLSATIQEQIKAIPDDTSFGYGQLTIPARQYQSAAKVLERLQKKGLIRKLSKGIFYKPKKTIFGEKKPGEEQILKPYLYRDSQRIAYITGTYLYNQMGLTTQVPAIIQIASRDRRIFINRGTIQATAVKSYVDVSEDNYRLLGLLDALKDMKDIADLDLQAAIEIVTNQIRQLTKGELTEIVGYALKYPPRVRALLGAILSVMGKAAIAKILKESLNPLTVFKLGINDRLLPSAPEWNIQ, from the coding sequence ATGACCTATTTGTCTGCAACCATCCAGGAACAAATTAAAGCTATACCAGATGATACAAGCTTCGGGTATGGGCAATTGACAATACCTGCCCGGCAATATCAGTCTGCGGCTAAAGTACTGGAACGGCTGCAAAAGAAGGGCCTAATCAGAAAATTGTCTAAGGGCATCTTTTACAAACCGAAAAAAACAATTTTCGGCGAGAAAAAGCCCGGCGAAGAACAGATATTAAAGCCATACCTGTACCGGGACAGCCAGCGGATTGCTTACATCACGGGGACATACCTTTACAATCAAATGGGGCTGACGACCCAGGTTCCCGCCATTATCCAGATAGCCAGCCGAGACCGGCGCATTTTTATAAACAGAGGTACCATCCAGGCGACAGCGGTAAAAAGCTATGTCGATGTCAGTGAAGACAATTACCGTCTGCTTGGGTTGCTCGACGCATTGAAGGATATGAAAGATATTGCAGACCTTGATCTGCAAGCGGCCATCGAGATTGTCACAAATCAAATTCGTCAATTAACGAAGGGCGAACTCACAGAGATAGTCGGATACGCCCTGAAATACCCACCGCGTGTCCGGGCACTGTTAGGGGCGATATTGTCAGTGATGGGAAAGGCGGCCATAGCGAAGATTTTAAAGGAGAGCCTCAATCCTTTGACGGTTTTCAAATTAGGAATTAATGATAGATTGTTGCCGTCAGCACCGGAATGGAACATTCAATGA
- a CDS encoding TlpA disulfide reductase family protein: MKGSYILWIELIFKIFLFTISIFIPGQIRITYGWLASFILSGVVYFAIAFFYFARRNRTYLAAFLASILFLPLFTYFDNRQFWYPYLMPTYMLINFSSVATAYFAHQNKNVISLAWAIGVVSLIFISYNNIETYLFENTISSADYSELTTNGKTIELDGVNPFQNEVLNNKIVIVDFWYTTCAPCITKLSAFDSLANKYADHQDVVFLSVVDGKLDSKEKVSDFMKKHKIRTKVLYDSSGIFISQFALRANGYPLELRINKSSQIWEVINGYTNNAPKYVSQGIQSINTELKKNRL; encoded by the coding sequence ATGAAAGGTAGTTATATACTTTGGATAGAGCTGATTTTCAAAATCTTTTTATTTACTATCTCCATCTTCATCCCTGGACAAATTAGAATTACTTATGGATGGCTTGCCAGCTTTATACTTTCAGGAGTCGTTTACTTTGCAATTGCGTTCTTTTATTTCGCAAGGCGAAATAGGACATATCTAGCTGCTTTCCTAGCGAGCATCCTATTCTTACCTCTTTTCACGTATTTCGATAACAGACAATTTTGGTATCCCTATCTGATGCCAACATATATGTTAATTAATTTCAGCTCCGTTGCGACCGCCTACTTCGCACATCAAAACAAAAATGTGATCTCATTGGCTTGGGCAATAGGTGTAGTTTCACTTATATTCATTTCTTACAATAATATTGAAACCTACCTATTTGAAAATACAATTAGTTCTGCTGATTACAGTGAATTAACGACCAATGGTAAGACGATTGAGCTGGACGGAGTTAATCCATTTCAGAATGAAGTATTAAATAATAAAATAGTGATAGTAGATTTTTGGTATACTACTTGTGCACCTTGCATCACTAAACTTAGTGCGTTTGACAGCCTTGCTAACAAATACGCTGATCATCAGGATGTTGTCTTTTTGTCAGTAGTAGATGGAAAGTTAGACTCAAAAGAGAAAGTCTCCGATTTTATGAAAAAACATAAAATAAGGACGAAAGTGCTTTATGATTCCTCGGGTATATTTATAAGCCAATTTGCGCTTAGAGCTAACGGTTACCCGCTGGAATTACGGATTAACAAATCCTCCCAAATATGGGAGGTCATCAATGGATACACAAACAATGCTCCAAAATATGTTAGTCAAGGTATCCAATCAATTAATACGGAACTAAAAAAAAATAGGTTATAA
- a CDS encoding helix-turn-helix transcriptional regulator codes for MDQSESTAILDRFLRLPEVLKLIPVSKATWWNGCRSGRFPKPCKLGPRTTAWKASDIQECMAKYSSPVWHSDS; via the coding sequence TTGGATCAATCTGAATCAACTGCTATCCTCGATCGATTCCTGCGATTACCGGAGGTCCTTAAACTCATTCCGGTAAGCAAAGCGACATGGTGGAACGGCTGTCGATCTGGGCGGTTTCCGAAACCTTGTAAACTTGGCCCTCGGACAACTGCTTGGAAAGCAAGTGATATCCAAGAATGTATGGCTAAGTATTCTTCTCCTGTTTGGCATTCTGACAGCTAA
- a CDS encoding Crp/Fnr family transcriptional regulator encodes MDKLLKELKRHILISENLVGSITLKTEKYHVKAKQKLLVPNVNQEHLLFVVSGIARNYYISDTREWTSRFFQPGDFVLSIDNFLFDLPCTEFIESCTPMEVIRTSKADYKQLFIDYPELNIVARNIADERLKANNDRMYSWRMLSAAERYDEFVRAYPNICKQVQIQHIASYLDISPYNLSRIRSMKL; translated from the coding sequence ATGGATAAATTGTTGAAAGAGTTAAAAAGACATATTTTAATTTCAGAAAATCTAGTAGGTAGTATTACGTTGAAAACTGAAAAATATCATGTTAAGGCAAAGCAAAAATTATTAGTGCCAAATGTAAATCAAGAGCATTTACTATTTGTTGTAAGTGGAATAGCTAGGAATTATTATATATCTGATACCAGGGAGTGGACTAGCCGCTTTTTTCAACCTGGTGATTTTGTTCTTTCAATTGATAATTTTCTATTTGATCTTCCATGCACTGAATTTATCGAATCATGTACTCCAATGGAGGTCATTAGGACATCTAAAGCTGATTACAAACAATTGTTTATAGATTATCCAGAACTAAACATCGTTGCACGCAATATTGCTGATGAGAGGTTGAAGGCAAATAATGACAGAATGTATAGTTGGAGAATGTTGTCAGCAGCTGAAAGATATGATGAATTTGTTAGGGCTTATCCTAATATTTGTAAACAGGTTCAAATACAACATATTGCAAGTTATCTCGATATTAGTCCCTATAATCTATCCCGTATTCGGTCGATGAAATTATAA
- a CDS encoding radical SAM/SPASM domain-containing protein, which translates to MIPRRAPELLLRPIDEEHAYAVNCAVPGSFRILNKVQYEILNAVNGRDPLAVLSMRTGVNTETLERFLIMLSRTEIVRFDDHFSVPQKTLQPKSLNFWIHTTNACNLGCSYCYIATLNNGKGMSEHVRNQLLHKLEETVRNRKIRHVKFRLAGGEPLSQFRAWQTFIPVARERLQQFGCVIDFSFLTNLTMLNEEMVEFSKQHNIGYGVSIDGVGDRHDATRKFRSGKGSFPVVDTNLRKLVLNGISVSVTTVISNQNLTALPELTRYLIALDVPFRYSIVKGETIDAVSLEAYLSASYGIMGEAIDIGWQFSRRHQFCDLKPNELGFQTCASGFSGGAIDVDGSLKYCHVHFGDESERSHSIFDPSLDLVDMIEQGSHYEDDRSGDCLKCRYRFVCTSGCPVYRVDQKDPQCSIYHKFIPKIYELQARERLNSLHKNENI; encoded by the coding sequence ATGATACCCAGGCGAGCACCTGAACTGCTGCTCCGTCCCATTGACGAGGAGCATGCCTATGCCGTTAACTGCGCTGTTCCGGGCTCTTTCCGGATCTTGAATAAGGTTCAGTACGAAATTCTTAATGCTGTTAACGGTAGAGATCCTTTGGCGGTTTTGTCCATGCGTACCGGGGTGAATACGGAAACGTTGGAGCGCTTTTTGATAATGCTTTCCCGCACTGAAATCGTTCGGTTTGACGATCATTTCAGTGTCCCTCAAAAGACGCTCCAACCGAAATCGTTGAATTTCTGGATCCATACAACCAACGCTTGCAATCTAGGATGCAGCTATTGTTATATAGCGACATTGAACAACGGGAAGGGAATGTCTGAGCACGTCCGAAACCAGTTGCTGCACAAGTTGGAAGAAACTGTTCGCAATCGGAAAATCCGGCATGTGAAATTCCGTTTGGCAGGCGGTGAGCCGTTAAGCCAGTTTAGAGCCTGGCAGACATTTATTCCGGTTGCCAGGGAAAGATTGCAACAGTTTGGGTGCGTGATCGATTTTTCATTCCTGACCAACCTGACAATGCTGAATGAAGAGATGGTTGAATTCTCCAAACAGCATAACATCGGCTATGGCGTGTCGATAGACGGGGTGGGCGATAGGCATGACGCGACGCGGAAATTCCGGTCAGGAAAGGGTTCTTTCCCGGTGGTCGACACCAATTTGCGTAAGCTCGTGTTGAATGGCATTTCTGTGTCGGTAACGACAGTAATCAGCAATCAAAACCTGACCGCTTTGCCGGAGCTGACCCGGTATCTGATCGCGCTCGATGTCCCATTTCGCTATTCTATTGTAAAAGGCGAGACCATCGATGCTGTATCATTGGAAGCATATCTCTCCGCGTCTTACGGCATCATGGGAGAGGCTATTGATATCGGATGGCAATTTTCCAGGCGTCATCAGTTTTGTGACTTAAAACCCAATGAGCTTGGTTTTCAAACTTGTGCTTCGGGTTTTTCCGGAGGTGCAATCGATGTCGATGGCTCTCTGAAATATTGCCATGTTCATTTCGGAGACGAATCGGAACGGTCTCATTCCATATTCGATCCAAGTTTGGACTTGGTCGATATGATCGAGCAGGGAAGCCATTATGAGGACGACCGCTCCGGTGACTGCCTCAAATGCAGGTATCGCTTCGTTTGCACAAGCGGTTGCCCTGTTTATCGGGTAGACCAGAAGGACCCGCAATGCAGCATATATCACAAATTCATTCCTAAGATTTATGAGCTGCAAGCGAGAGAACGCTTGAATTCTCTCCACAAAAATGAGAACATTTAG